The window AAAAGTCTGAGAAATCAGATATTCTTAAAGTTTTGGATGAAATTCAAGATTTGGGCTTTTAGATTTAAACATTTCAAAATAAAGAGATCAATATGCATATTGCAGTTACAGGAAACATTGGAGCAGGAAAAACTACTTTAACGACGATGCTTGCCAAACATTACGGTTGGGATGCCCAGTTTGAAGATGTAGATCACAATCCTTATCTGGAAGATTTTTACGCAGACATGAGCAAGTGGAGTTTTGCTCTGCAGATTTATTTTCTGGGCAGTAGATTTCGCCAGGTAAAAGAAATCAGAGAAAGTGGAAAAAATATTATTCAAGATCGTACAATCTATGAAGACGCTCATATTTTTGCAGAAAACCTGAATGATATGAATCTGTTGTCAGACAGAGATTTCAAAAACTATGCATCGCTTTTCGATTTGATGAAAACGTTTGTTTCGGCACCCGATTTGCTTATTTACCTGAAGTCTGATGTACCGAATCTGGTAAAAAAAATCTATAAAAGAGGAAGAGAATATGAAGCCTCAATCAGTATAGAATATCTTTCTAAGCTGAATCAGAAATACGAAAAATGGATTTCAAATTATACAGAAGGCAAATTGCTGATTATCGATGTTGATAATCTTGATTTTGTAGAAAGACCGGAAGATTTTGGATTTGTTTTAGAAAAAATAGATGCTCAGCTCAACGGTTTGTTTTAATTAATTTAGCTTAAATTTTTATTACGATGATTAAAGTCTTACACAACGGAAACTGTTCAAAATCAAATGCTGTTTTGGAGTATTTGGACGAAAATGGTGTTCAGTTTGAAATCATCAATATTGTGGATGATCCTTTAAGTGTTTTAGAACTCAAAACAGTTTTGAAAAAATTAAATCAAAGCGTTTTTCATATCATCAGAAAAGAAGAGAAATTATATTTTGAAAAATATGCGGGTAAAGATCATTCGGAAGAAGAATGGTTGCAGATTTTATCTGAAAACCCTTCTTTAATACAAAGACCGATTATCATTAAAGGTTCGGTTGCTATGTTGGGAAGACCTCTTGAGAATGTAAAATTCTTTATAGAAAAATAGATTTAAATCTACATAAAATAAAAAGGTTAGTTTATAAAACTAACCTTTTTTATTTTCAATCCTGATCTTACAATAAAATTACATTTTCTATTATTGCAACTTCCTGATAAATACGAACCACCTGATCTGCATCCAAAACAAAAGCATTGATATTGCATGCCGTGTATTTTCCGTTTTTGCTTTCGCGGTTTCCCAGTGTAAACTTTATACCGTCGAAAACTTTATAAATTTCGGTAAGCTTTGCCTCATCTGTCGGAATAATAAATTTAAACAGATAATCTTCCGGAAAATCATGATTGTTTTCTAATTTTTCCTTTAATGACTTATAAAATTCTTCAGGATTTGCGTTTTCATTTCCTTGTAATATTTCCATTTTTTTTCCTTAATTATATATAAATTTAATGAAATTTGAGCTATTTTCCAAATGGTGCAAGCAACGACGCCGAGTTTTGCTTTTCGTGATCTTCAATAATATTAAAAAGACCGTTCACAATTTGCTCTGAAGCCAATAGGCTCAATCCACCTGCGTTAACATTAGTTTTATTTCCGCCTAAAAGACTTCCCAAAAGATTACTTCCCGACAATGCCGTGTTGAGAGTTTTTACAATACCATATTTATTAAGCTCTTCCTCAACTTTTGGTGCAATAGCTTGTATTAATTGAGTTTGTGTTTTTTCTTTCAAAATTAAAGTAGCTGTCCCTTTTTCGCCCTGAATAATTCGGGTTACATCTTGTGCGTTTAAGCTGTTGACCGCTGATTCTAAAATAGGTTTTGAAATGCCGACCGTGTAAACCGCAGCCTCGGCAATGTATTCTCTTTCTTTAGCAACAAGGGAAGGTGCAATTTTTTCTAAAGTACTGTTGATATCTCTCAATTCTTTTGGTAAAGCTTTATCTACTAAATTATTTTGTAGAAAAGCTTCTTTGTTGCCGTAGATATTGGCTCCCTTGTTGATTCCGCCCAGTAAAACTCTTTTAATGACTACTAATCCCAAATCTGTCGTAGCAAGAGAAGAGCAAGAGTTTAAGCTGGTGGTGATTACCGCACCTGTTCCGAAAATTAATGCAGCGGCTATAATATATTTTTTCATTTTCAATTTTTTTATTATTCTCAAATAACGCACCAAAGGTAAATACAATTGTGTAGTTAACAAAAAAAATGCTTGATAAACCATCGATTTTATACATAGAATGACATGGCAATTGAGTGTCAATATTTTGAATGCTTAGATTTGAGGCATTAAAGACGTTTTTGGGTAATTTTTGCTAAAAAAAACGCTTTGCTTCAATATGAAATATTCATTTATATTGAAATTTTTAATTGTCAAATTTATTAAAATTTAGTTTTTATTAACATATTTCGTAACTTAACATGCATTTAATAAATTATTTAACTTAATTTAACATCAGTTGATATTTTTTATATTTTTGACCAAAGTCTTTTTTTGAGAAAATAGTATTTGCTAAAAAGCTATTTTACACATTTGATTATACAAGATAAAATTAAACTATATGAAACAAACTAATTTAAAGTACTCTTGTCTTATTGCCGTTCTCTATTTTGGGATGAATGTCAATGGGCAGGTTGCTCCTAAAGACACTGTTGCAAAAGAGCAGAAAATAGAGGAGGTTGTACTCATAGGATATGGTACACAAAAAAAAGAAAATATTACAGGAAGTATTGGCTTGGTTACCGCAAAAGATCTTGCAGATAAGCCGAATGCAAATCCACTAAACTCTGTGCAAGGAAAATTGGCTGGGGTAAATATTGTAACATCTGGTACACCTGGTGGATCTCCTCGAGTAGATATCAGAGGGGTTGGATCTTTGTCTGGAAACACAGTTTTCATCGTTGATGGCATGTTAACAGAAGATATTTCTTTTCTTAATCCTCAGGATATCGAATCGATGAGTGTTTTGAAGGATCCTTCAAGTTTGGCAATTTTCGGAGCTAAAGCTGCAAATGGTGCTGTAATTATTAAAACTAAAACAGGGAAAGGGAAACCGATTTTCAATGTTAATTCTTATTTGGGAATTAAAACGGTTACTAATGTTCCTAAAATGGTAAATGGAGATCAGTATATTGAATTGTATAATGAAAAAGTGCGTAATGATGTGCTTAATCCAAAACCTTCAGATTTTATAACAAAAGCACAGTATCCTGGTAATACAGATTGGTTTAATGAGATTTTACGTACAAGTATTATTAACTCAAATGATTTTTCTGCTTCAGGAAGTCTAGGTAAACTGAATTATTATGGTAGTGTAGGTTATCTTCAGGATGAAGGGAATTTAGCAGCCGGTCAAGGAATTAATTCTGGAAGTGGTTTTAATAGGTTTAATACCAAGTTAAATCTTAGTTATAAGATTACAGATAATATCACAATTGGAAATAATTTTTCATTCTCCAAAACCCGTACTGATGTAGCTCAAAATCCTTTATTGGATGCGCGTAATGCACCACCTGTTTATGATGTAATGAATCCTGCTACTGGAGATTATCAGTATATTACATTAATAAATGTTCCTAATCCAAGAGCAAAGCTCGATCTTTATCGTTCTCAAGTAAGACAGGAAAGATTGCTTAATAATGTTTGGGCAGAAATTAAATTTTTGAAAGACTTTACTTTTAGAAGTAGTTATAGTACCGATAATTATAGCCCAAGCCAATATGAATATACACCAACATTACTTTATGTTCCTGTTAGTAGCCAAAAACAATCAACACTAATAACTAGAGATAACAGATATAGAAACTATGTTTGGGATAACACTATTAATTGGAAAAAAGATTTTGGGAATCATAATTTAGAATTGCTAGCCGGTTTTTCCAGAATTAGAGATTCCAGATCAGAAGATGTATGGACTGCTAAAAATGTAAATTATAACGGTACCAATGGTTCTCTAAATATTGGTAGCGGTACTGATATTTTTAATTATCATGATACCGCTGCTGCAGTTACTGATGGTAGACCAGCAGCTACACAAGATCAGCAAAGAATTGAATCTTTCTTTGGAAGGATAAATTATGATTATGCAGGTAAATATCTTTTAAATGCCTCTGTACGTAGAGATGCAAGTTCGCAAATATCAACAGACAGATATAAAACTTTTCCTGCTGTAAGTGTTGGCTGGGTAGTTTCAAAAGAAAGTTTTATGAGTGAGCAGAATGTTTTTGATTTGTTGAAATTGAGAGCAAGCTGGGGTAAATTAGGTAACCCGAGAGTTAAAAGAGATTTTTCTCCGATTGTAACTAATATTGGTGGAGGCGTATATTATGGTAACAATGGTTATCCAGCAGGAACGGTTGACAGAGTGATTGATCCATCAATTGGTTGGGAAACAACAACGGGTTCAGATTTTGGTGTTGAGATGGCATTTTTAAATAATAAATTAAAAGTTGAAGGAACTTATTATAACAAAGAATCAAAAGATATAGTTTACGCAATTAATCAAGCCACGATTTCTGGAGCTAGTAATCCATATGATTTTACCACTAATGCTTACTCTTTTAGAAATAAAGGGTTTGAGGTATCTGTAAATTATAATGCAAATCTTAGTGAAGGGGTTAAACTTGGAGTTTATGGTAACTTCACAACTCTTAAAAATGAGATCACAAACGTTTATCAAGATTCATTCTTAGAAACCGGAGCTAGTTTATTTGGTAATTCAATTGTAAGATTACAAGCAGGGCAGGCTGTTGGTTCTTACTATGGATATGAAGTTGCAGGCGTGTTCCAAACTGATGCCGAAGCGGCTGCATCCGGGCAGAACGGAGCTAAAGCAGGATGGTTTAAGTTTTCTGATCTTGATGGAAATGGAGTAATTGACACTAGAGATAAAACTTTCTTAGGTAGCCCCATTCCTAAAGGAACTTATGGATTTGGTATAAACTTGACGGTTCATTCAATGGATTTTGGAATTGATTTCCAAGGAGTTTTTGGTAATAAAATTTATAATTATAACCGTGAGCAACGTTATGGTAATGAAAGTTGGGATCTTGATATGTATAATAACAGATGGACGGGTGCAGGTACTTCTAACACCAATTCTATGATTACATCCAACCAATCTGTTATTTTACCAAGTAGCTTTTATGTAGAAGATGGTAGTTATTTTAGAATCAGAAATATTCAGGTAGGATATAATTTGCCTTCATCATTAGCTCAATCTTTATCAGTTAAAAAACTGAGAATATATTTAAGTGCACAAAACCCATTAACAATTTTCAAATATAACGGATTCTCTCCTGAAATTAACAATACAGACAGGGTACAAATGGGTATTGATAATAATATTTATCCAATTTCTGCTATTTATACAATGGGTATGAATTTAACATTTTAATTAAAAAGTCATGAAAAAAATATTTTTAACAATCTCAATACTTTCATTATTTGTAAGCTGTAATGATGATTTTGTTGATATTAAGCCGGAAGGAGTAGTCGTAGCAGAGGACTTCTATAAAACAGAAGCTGATGCTATGAAAGCAACGAATGCTATATACAGCTTTCTAAGAAGCTGGGAAAACTCTGGTTTTCCTGCACAATTTGTTTATGGAGTAACAGGTGATGATGTTGAAAAAGGATCAAACCCTGGTGATGCATCTTTTATCAATGCATATGATAATTTTTCATTTACAACGAGTGATGATGGAGTTAATGGATACTGGACTGGCCAGTGGCAAGCCGTTCAAAGAGCCAACCAGGTTATTACCAATGTTCCGAACATTGATATGGATTCAGCTCTTAAAACCAGATTGGTTGCAGAAGCCAAAATGTTGAGAGCATATTTCTATTTTAATTTGGTAAGAATATATGGTGGCGTTCCTATTTTTGATGGGATACAAGCTGATTATATTAATCAACCAAGAAATACTGCCGCAGAGGTATATGCATTTATTGTAAAGGATTTAACAGAAGCATCTACAATTTTGCCGCAAACATATCCTGCAGGTCAGGAAGGAAGAGTCACAAAAGGGGGGGCTTTGGGATTACTTTCAAAAGTTTATCTTTATATGAAAGACTACCAAAAAGCTTATGACGTTTCAAATCAGGTAAAAGGAATGGGATATTCTTTAGATTCTAGTTTTAATCACTTATTTAGACCTGCAGGTGAATTTGGAACTGAGTCAGTTTTCGAAGTTAATTGTGGTTGTTCTCCAGAATTTGGTGGGAGTCAGTATGCAGAAGTTCAGGGGGTAAGAAATCAGTACGGATGGGGTTTCTTTACACCAACTCAAGCATTAGAGAATGCATTTGAACCTGGTGATATCAGAAAGCAATTTACCATTCTTAGAGAAGGTCAAATTACACCGGAAGGTGATCTTATTAAAAAAGGAGATCCACAAGCAGGCAATACTTGGAATTATAAAACTTACGTTCCTTCATCACTTAACAATAATGCGTGCGGATATGGATCAATCCAAAACATAAGAATCTTAAGATTTGCAGACATTCTTTTAATCAATGCCGAGGCGGCAAATGAATTAGGAAATACTGCGGTCGCGATTACCAATATCAACTTAGTAAGAAACAGAGCTCAGCTTGCGAATACAACTGCAACTAATCAGCTTGCTCTGAGAACTGCAATCTGGCAAGAGAGAAGGGTTGAATTGGCAATGGAAAATGATAGATTTCCAGATTTAGTAAGAACAGGTCAAGCTGGTACTTTCCTCGGTCCATTAGGATTTCAGACCGGTAAAAATGAGTTATTTCCAATACCTTTAAGAGCAATTACAGATAGTAAAGGTATTTTAACGCAGAATCCTGGTTACTAAAAATAAATAAAACGTAGAGGAGAATGAAAGTTCTCCTCTTCTTTTAGTATTCAAGTTTAAAAAATGATATAATGAAAAGGATAATACTCTCAATCGCAGCGACATCATTACTTATGGTCTCGTGCAAAAACTCTCAAGTTTCAAAACAAGAATCTACTCAAAAATCAGTGGTAAAATCTAATATTACCGATGAGCAATTGATGGATAAAGTTCAAAAAGATGCTTTAAAGTATTTTTGGGATTATGCAGAACCCAATTCTATGTTGGGTAGAGAAAGGTATCATGAAGACAATATTTATCCGGATAACGATAAACATGTCATTACAACAGGAGGATCAGGTTTCGGTTTGGCAACAATTTTAGTGGGCGTTGAGAGAGGGTTTATTTCAAGAAAAGATGCGGTGAAAAGATTGACGACTGCAATGGATTTCCTTGCAAAAGCAGACCGTCATAAAGGAGCTTGGTCACACTGGATTAACGGAGAAACAGGGAAAACCGTTCCTTTCGGCAAAAAAGACAATGGCGGAGACTTAGTAGAAACTGCATTTCTTACCACAGGAATTCTTCAAGTGAGAGAATATTTCAAAAACGGAAATGCTGAAGAAAAAGCGCTTGCCAAAAAATGTGACGAGCTTTGGAAAGGAATTCAGTGGAACTGGTACACCAAAGGCGGCGAGAAAGTACTCTATTGGCATTGGTCACCAGAATATCAGTGGGAAATGAATTTTCCTTTGGAAGGTTATAATGAATGTCTGATTACTTACATTTTAGCAGCCTCATCACCAACATATTCTATCGATGCTGAAACCTATGAAAAAGGTTGGACGAGAAATGGAACTTACCTTTCAGACAAAGAAAAATACGGACTTCCGATGTATGTAAAACACAACGGAGCCGAAGAATATGGTGGGCCATTATTTTGGGCTCAATATTCTTACATTGGTTTAGATCCTACCAATTTATCAGATAAATTAATTAAAAACTATTTCGATTTAAATAAAAATCAGGTTTTAATTGACTACAAATACTGTGTCGAAAATCCGAAACATTGGAAAGGTTACGGACCAAACTATTGGGGATTAACGGCAGGTTATTCAAGAAATAAAGACGGAAGCGTTGGCTATGATGCTCACTTCCCACAAAACGACCATGGCGTAATCACTTCAACGGCAGCTTTGAGCAGTTTTCCTTACACGCCTAAAGAATCTATGGATTTCTTAAGGTTTATTTACTCAAAACCTGAATTTATCGGCTCTGCAGGTCCTTACGATGCGACTTCAATTCATTATAATAATTGGACGACACCAAGATATTTAGCCATCGACCAAGGAACTATCGCTCCGATGATTGAAAATTACAGAACAGGATTTTTATGGAAATTATTCATGAATGCTCCTGAAATTCAAAAAGGATTGAAAAAGTTAGATTTTAAATCAGAAAAGTATAATATTAAATAGTTTTTAGGAGCTATTTCCCGCTATCCGCTTTATCTTTTTTGTTACAACCTCCGCTTCGCTGCGGCCGCAACAAAAAAGGATGTCGCTCCTATCGGGGCTAAAAAATACTTATCCAAAATAATCCTTGTCAAGGTTTTAAACCTTGACAAGGATTATAAACAGATGTTTTCATCAAGAGAAACGGGCTATTATCCGTCTACGCAAAAACAAAATCAAACGGCTTTAGCCAAAACCTAAAGAAATATGAATTTAAAATTAAAACACTTACCATTTTTATTTTTGCCTTTTTCTTTAAGCTTAAATGCTCAGGAACTCAAAGCAGAACTGAATAAAGAAGTTAAAAGAGTAGAAAAGATCTCATATATTTTAGATTATCCTCAAAAAGCAAAAGGAATGTTCCTTTGATTGTTTTTCTTCATGGTTCAGGAGAAAGAGGTAACAATCTCGAATTGGTAAAAGCGCATAGTCCTTTTACTTATAAAAATCTGATTAAAGAACCTGTGGCAATTTTAGCTCCTCAATGTCCTGAAAATACTTGGTGGGATACGGTAAGTGTCTATAATTTGATTAAAGAAATTCAGACAAAATATAAAATTGATGCTTCCAGAATTTACCTTACAGGGCTTTCGATGGGAGGTTGGGGAACACTCAAATTGGCAATGGAGCATCCCGAAATGTTTGCTTCCGTAGTTTCTGTTTGTGCACCTACAGACCGTGTGATGTATGCGAATATTCATCAGTATAAAAATTTGAACATGAAGATCTTTCATGGTGGAATGGATGATGTCGTATTACCAGAAAATGCATTTAACTTTTATCAGGCATTACATCCTGTGAATCCATCTGCAGAATTGACGATTTTCCCGAATGATAACCACAATTCGTGGGACTCTACTTATTCAAATCCAGCATTATATGAATGGATGTTGTCTAAGAGAAAACAAAAATAATTGAATTAAATAGTAAAAAACTTTGAAAAATTAAGTATTTAGTTTTTCTTTGCTTTAAATAGAATCATTGATAAGTGTAAAAATATAATTTAATAAGAAGTAAGATATACGAAATCGAAGATTCACGAATTCCTTAAAAAAATGAAGAAGTAATGAGTAAAAATTTAATTGTAATTGCAACTTTAGCATTGGCTCCTATGTTTTCGGCACAGGAAATGGTCACAAAGCCCGTTCAGTCTTATCAGACTGCACAGTATCAGTCAAAGAAAAAAGCTTTTGTGGATGCTCTTTTGGCTAAAATGACTTTAGATGAAAAAATCGGACAGCTTAATTTACCGAGTTCAGGTGATTTTACCACAGGTTTGGCAAAAAGTTCAGACATCGGAAAGAAAGTTGAGCAAGGATTAGTCGGTGGATTATTCAACATAAAAGGTGCAGATAAAATTAAAGCGGTACAAAAAGTTGCCGTTGAAAACAGCCGTTTGAAAATTCCTTTGATTTTTGGGATGGATGTCATTCACGGGTACGAAACTACTTTCCCAATTCCATTAGGTTTAGCGGCTTCTTGGGATATGAATTTAGTTCAGCAGTCAGCAAGAGTTGCAGCAAAAGAAGCTGCAGCAGACGGAATCAACTGGACGTTCTCGCCAATGGTAGATATTTCTCGTGAACCAAGATGGGGAAGGGTATCTGAAGGTTCGGGTGAAGACCCGTATTTAGGAAGTGAAATTGCTAAAAATATGGTCTACGGTTACCAAGGAAAAGACTTAGCAAACGGAACCAATATTTTGGCTTGTGTAAAACATTTTGCTTTGTATGGAGCAGGTGAAGCGGGTAGAGATTACAACACCGTAGATATGAGCCACGTGAGAATGTTTAATGAATATTTCCCACCTTATAAAGCCGCTGTTGATGCAGGTGTAGCTTCTGTAATGGCTTCTTTCAATGAAGTGGATGGTGTTCCGGCAACAGGAAGCAGATGGTTGCAAACTGAGGTTCTAAGAAATCAGTGGAAATTCAAAGGCTTTGTGGTGACCGATTATACAGGAATCAACGAAATGGTAGACCATGGAATGGGAGATTTGCAACAAGTTTCTGCTTTAGCTTTAAAAGCCGGAGTTGACATGGATATGGTAGGTGAAGGTTTTTTAACAACATTAAAAAAATCTTTAGCTGAAGGAAAAGTAACGCAGGCTGAAATTGATATGGCTGCAAGAAGAGTTTTGGAATCTAAATATGATTTAGGTTTATTCGATAATCCTTACAAACATGGAGATGCAAAACTGGCTGCTAAAGAGGTTTACAGTTTAGAGAATCGTAATATCGCAAGAAGTGCAGCAGCACAGTCTATGGTTTTAATGAAAAATGAAAACCAGGTTTTACCTTTAAAAAAATCAGGAACTGTTGCTGTAATCGGTCCGTTGGTGAATAATTCAATGAATATGGCTGGAACTTGGAGTGTAGCTACAAAGCATGCTGCTTCTGTCAATTTAATGCAGGGTCTTCAGGCTAATTACGGAAAAGACGTGAAATTCCTTTCTGCAAAAGGTGCGAACATTGATTACGATGCTAAATTAGAAGAGATTTATGCAGCTCACGGTAAGAAAACTGATAGGGATAACCGTTCAAAAGAAGCTTTATTAAAAGAAGCTGTTGACATTGCAAACAAAGCTGACGTTATTGTTTTGGCAATCGGAGAATCTGCAGAAATGAGTGGTGAATCTTCTTCAAGAACTGAAATTACAATTCCTCAGTCTCAGGTTGACTTGTTAAATGAATTGAAAAAGACAGGAAAACCAATTGCAATGGTACTTTTCACAGGCCGTCCTTTAGCTTTAACGAATGTGAAAAATGTTCCTGATGCTATTTTGAATGCTTGGTTCCCAGGTTCAGAAGCGGGTAACGCCATTGCTGATGTACTTTTTGGTAAGGTAAATCCTTCAGGAAAACTACCGATGACGTTCCCAAGAAGTCTTGGCCAGGTTCCTATTTATTATAATGCTAAAAATACTGGTCGACCATTAAATCAGGAATCAACTGATAAATGTGAGTACCAAAGATTCCGTTCAAATTATATGGATGAGTGTAACACACCGTTGTATCCGTTTGGTTATGGTTTGAGTTACTCTAAATTCACGTATTCTGATGTAACGGTTTCTAATGCAAGCCCAAAAGGCAATCAAACCATTCAGGCTTCGGTTACGTTAACTAATGCAGGAAACTATGATGGTGCTGAAGTGGTGCAGTTGTACATCAGAGATATGGTGGGAACGATTACAAGACCGGTAAAAGAACTGAAAGGATTCCAAAAAGTAATGTTGAAAAAAGGAGAATCTAAAAAGATTACTTTCGACATCACCCCAGAAAGCTTGAAATTCTACAACGGAGATTTGAAATACGATTGGGAAGCCGGAGAATTTGATATCATGATTGGTACCAATTCTGAAGAGGTGAAACATTCAAAAATCAACTGGACAAAATAATTTTTATAAGCCGCTCATTTCGAGCGGTTTTTTTTATATCTTAGAAGTAACAAATTACTCAATATGAAAAAAACAATTTTATTCAGTGTAATGTTCCTTGGTTCATTAGTTTTTGCTCAAAAAGCCCCGGTTGTAGGAGGCGACAGAGATGTTCACGGTTGTATAGCTTCTGCAGGATACACTTATTCTCAACTCAGAAATAATTGCGTAAAGGTTTTTAATCAGAAAATAAAACTTAAAGAGGTAAACCCAGAGGGAAGTTCAACTTCTATGACGGCAGTAATTTTCAGTAAAAATATGAAGAAAGCTGAGATTTTTATTCCACATCAAAGTGCAAAAAGTATTATTCTTGAAAGAGATGGCACAGGCAAAATCTGGAAGAGCGGAAGTCACATCAACGAAAGCTATGTTTTAGTTCCTTACAAGAAAAAAGGATATCAAATTAAAAAAGATGATGTAGTAATTTATCAATAAAAATAAAAACAGGAAGCAAATTTTGACTTCCTGTTTTTATTTTTATACTGATTTTTAAAATTTGTAGCTTTTTCCGGCTATCCACTGTATCTTTTTTGCTACAACCTGCGCTTTGCTTCGGCTGCAACAAAAAAGGATGACGTTTCTATCCGGGCTAATAATGATATTTTACCAATAAACCTAACAGGTTTTCAAAACCTGTTAGGTTTGATTATAAGAAAACTAAATTATCCTGCAACAACTTCTTCAGCATACACAACACCTTCATAACAAGCATTGTAAATCGCCTTCAACTCATCCAAAGTAGGAACTCTTGGGTTGAAACCTGTACAAGGGTCTACCAAAGCATTGTTTGCAATATAATCAAGATTTTTATCCCAATCTTCTCTTGAAATTCCAAATTCTTTAATCGCTGATTGATTGTTAACTTCAGAACGTAAAGTCTCGATTGCTTGCGCCAATTCTTCAGTCGTTTCTTTACCGATTACTCTAGCTAAATCTGGAAAACGGTTTGTAGCAGCTGAATTATAACGAATTACATTCGGAAGGAAAATTGCATTAGAAGCACCGTGAGGAATTCCGTATAACGCTCCAACTTGGTGAGACAAAGAGTGTACAATTCCTAACCATGCATTATTGAATGCTAAACCTGCCATAAATGATGCATCATGCATATTTTGACGAGCTACAATATTGTTAGGGTTTTCTACAGCTTCTTTCAGATTATCAAAAACAATCTCTAAACCACCTTTCGAAAGTGCATCAGCAATATTGTTATCGATGTTTGAAACATAAGCTTCCACACAATGAGTCAATGCGTCAAGACCTGTATTTGAAGTCACGTGAGCCGGCATTGAAGCACAG is drawn from Chryseobacterium muglaense and contains these coding sequences:
- a CDS encoding carboxylesterase family protein, with the protein product MIVFLHGSGERGNNLELVKAHSPFTYKNLIKEPVAILAPQCPENTWWDTVSVYNLIKEIQTKYKIDASRIYLTGLSMGGWGTLKLAMEHPEMFASVVSVCAPTDRVMYANIHQYKNLNMKIFHGGMDDVVLPENAFNFYQALHPVNPSAELTIFPNDNHNSWDSTYSNPALYEWMLSKRKQK
- the bglX gene encoding beta-glucosidase BglX — encoded protein: MSKNLIVIATLALAPMFSAQEMVTKPVQSYQTAQYQSKKKAFVDALLAKMTLDEKIGQLNLPSSGDFTTGLAKSSDIGKKVEQGLVGGLFNIKGADKIKAVQKVAVENSRLKIPLIFGMDVIHGYETTFPIPLGLAASWDMNLVQQSARVAAKEAAADGINWTFSPMVDISREPRWGRVSEGSGEDPYLGSEIAKNMVYGYQGKDLANGTNILACVKHFALYGAGEAGRDYNTVDMSHVRMFNEYFPPYKAAVDAGVASVMASFNEVDGVPATGSRWLQTEVLRNQWKFKGFVVTDYTGINEMVDHGMGDLQQVSALALKAGVDMDMVGEGFLTTLKKSLAEGKVTQAEIDMAARRVLESKYDLGLFDNPYKHGDAKLAAKEVYSLENRNIARSAAAQSMVLMKNENQVLPLKKSGTVAVIGPLVNNSMNMAGTWSVATKHAASVNLMQGLQANYGKDVKFLSAKGANIDYDAKLEEIYAAHGKKTDRDNRSKEALLKEAVDIANKADVIVLAIGESAEMSGESSSRTEITIPQSQVDLLNELKKTGKPIAMVLFTGRPLALTNVKNVPDAILNAWFPGSEAGNAIADVLFGKVNPSGKLPMTFPRSLGQVPIYYNAKNTGRPLNQESTDKCEYQRFRSNYMDECNTPLYPFGYGLSYSKFTYSDVTVSNASPKGNQTIQASVTLTNAGNYDGAEVVQLYIRDMVGTITRPVKELKGFQKVMLKKGESKKITFDITPESLKFYNGDLKYDWEAGEFDIMIGTNSEEVKHSKINWTK
- a CDS encoding iron-containing alcohol dehydrogenase, which encodes MSKLFIAGEVFHGAGTLSELANIKGKKAVIVTGGSSMRKSGTLDKAVAYLTEAGIETQIFEGVEEDPSSATCLKGAEVINAFQPDWIIGLGGCSAIDAAKIMWVFYEYPDVEFDSLIKPFTVPVLRNKAKFIAIPSTSGTGTETTGLAVITDREKGVKYPVVSYELTPDVAIIDGEICASMPAHVTSNTGLDALTHCVEAYVSNIDNNIADALSKGGLEIVFDNLKEAVENPNNIVARQNMHDASFMAGLAFNNAWLGIVHSLSHQVGALYGIPHGASNAIFLPNVIRYNSAATNRFPDLARVIGKETTEELAQAIETLRSEVNNQSAIKEFGISREDWDKNLDYIANNALVDPCTGFNPRVPTLDELKAIYNACYEGVVYAEEVVAG